In Nitrobacteraceae bacterium AZCC 1564, the following proteins share a genomic window:
- a CDS encoding hypothetical protein (product_source=Hypo-rule applied), which produces MNLTTRERRIRVRLRDDFPYYASKCLKIRAKSGAIEPLILNRAQLHVHERLEAQKAEIGKVRALILKGRQQGCSTYVEGRYYHRVSHSRGLRAFILTHEDAATQNLFEMVNRYHQHCHPLVKPSTGSANAKELNFDVLDSAYKVGTAGTKGVGRSSTLQLFHGSEVGFWPHADTHAAGVLQAVSDEPGTEIILESTANGVGNFFHRKWRDAETGKSDYIAIFIPWFWQQEYRKAPPPDFMLDEEEGEYATLYRLDDEQMCWRRNKIIELKDPVLFKQEYPATAAEAFQMSGHDSFIPPALIARARKAQCEASGPLVIGYDPAWMGSDRHSMAWRRGRRVLKVESKQKLDTVQGAGWAKSVIDRDKPAKMFIDVGGVGAGVFDQIRHMGEPYASIIEAVNFGAAPYEPPPLDERGKPSGGPMNRRAEMWMKSKEWLEDPSGAQIPDCDSLQADACGPTYKYDSNTRLVLEKKEDMRRRDALSPDEWDAVALTFAKPVAPSSFNRPINYPRQGIA; this is translated from the coding sequence ATGAACTTGACGACGCGCGAAAGACGAATTCGCGTAAGACTTCGCGATGACTTTCCATACTACGCGTCGAAATGTCTCAAGATCAGGGCGAAGTCCGGCGCTATCGAGCCGCTGATCCTGAACCGCGCGCAGCTTCATGTTCATGAACGGCTCGAGGCGCAGAAGGCGGAAATCGGCAAAGTCCGCGCGCTGATCCTGAAAGGGCGGCAGCAAGGCTGCTCCACATATGTGGAGGGGCGTTACTACCATCGTGTGTCGCACTCTCGAGGGCTGCGCGCCTTCATCCTCACCCATGAGGATGCGGCGACGCAGAACCTGTTCGAGATGGTCAACCGCTATCATCAACACTGCCATCCGTTGGTGAAGCCGTCGACCGGATCGGCCAACGCCAAGGAATTGAATTTCGATGTGCTCGATAGCGCCTACAAAGTCGGCACCGCCGGCACCAAAGGCGTGGGGCGCTCATCGACCTTGCAACTGTTTCACGGCTCCGAAGTCGGTTTCTGGCCGCATGCCGACACGCATGCTGCTGGCGTGCTGCAGGCAGTGTCGGACGAGCCGGGGACAGAAATCATTCTGGAGAGTACGGCCAACGGCGTCGGCAACTTCTTTCATCGCAAGTGGCGTGATGCCGAGACCGGCAAGAGCGACTACATCGCGATCTTCATTCCGTGGTTCTGGCAGCAGGAATACCGCAAGGCGCCGCCGCCCGATTTCATGCTCGACGAGGAGGAGGGCGAATACGCAACGCTCTACCGCCTCGATGATGAACAGATGTGCTGGCGGCGGAATAAGATCATCGAACTGAAAGACCCTGTCTTGTTTAAACAGGAATATCCGGCGACCGCCGCCGAAGCATTCCAGATGTCCGGACATGACAGCTTCATTCCGCCCGCGCTGATCGCGCGTGCGCGCAAGGCGCAATGCGAGGCGTCGGGCCCGCTGGTGATCGGTTACGATCCCGCATGGATGGGCAGCGATCGTCACTCGATGGCGTGGCGGCGCGGGCGGCGTGTGCTGAAAGTGGAATCGAAGCAGAAGCTCGACACCGTGCAGGGCGCGGGTTGGGCGAAATCCGTGATCGACAGGGACAAGCCCGCAAAGATGTTCATCGATGTCGGTGGTGTCGGCGCCGGTGTGTTCGACCAAATCCGGCACATGGGCGAGCCTTATGCCTCTATCATTGAGGCCGTGAATTTCGGCGCAGCACCTTATGAGCCGCCGCCGCTCGACGAGCGCGGCAAGCCCAGCGGTGGACCGATGAACCGCCGCGCGGAGATGTGGATGAAGTCGAAGGAATGGCTGGAAGATCCTTCCGGCGCGCAGATCCCCGACTGCGACAGCTTGCAGGCCGATGCGTGCGGGCCGACCTACAAGTACGACAGCAACACGCGGTTGGTGCTGGAGAAGAAGGAAGACATGCGGCGGCGCGATGCGCTCAGTCCCGATGAATGGGACGCGGTGGCGCTGACCTTCGCCAAACCTGTCGCGCCTTCATCGTTCAATCGTCCCATCAACTACCCACGTCAAGGCATCGCTTAA
- a CDS encoding hypothetical protein (product_source=Hypo-rule applied; superfamily=48678) — translation MAKMSVSTLQAMLAAEKADALAATSSARLSIERSDAMDYYLGDMRKDMPQLEGRSSAVSTDVADTIEGLMPSLMEIFCGSDEIVCFNPVSAEDVAAAEQETDYVNHVFMQRNPGFLILYSFIKDALLQKVGVVKAWWETRTEEERETYLDQSDDAFALLAQAVLQSNGALAIEAHTRKENPGPVSPATGQPSVVITHDVTIVTTRKFEQARVEGVPPEEFGIERNARSIAASNYCFHKIVTLTEAKLIEQGYDAAQVRALQTYGNTSNTEELSRDSVDEEYWADSSTNSGSRIIEVVEHYIRMDYGGTGKVGLYKVTTGGGQEEILRKDGREDIEQVDMMPFAAMTPVIVTHRFFGRSIADLVMDIQRIKTALVRAMLDAQYLANNPRTIVYEGLASENTIDDLLVARPGGIIRAKAQGAVEPFKHPAIAGDVLPVIEYMDATREWRTGVTRQGQGIDANSLQNVSATASAQGYSAAQARMKLIARIFAETGIRDLFLLLHGIIRKHATQADTVELRKQWVPVDPRGWKTRTDMTVKVGLGSGTRQERAANLTMLMNLQKEALMGGLPVVTPKNIFNAAKELCKVIDLKDVSPYMTDPDSPEGKAMAQASSQKPDPVMAGLQMKAALDEKADQRKAQIESVQAQADIETQRDKTRAEMAQTERDFALKRELALLEAELEREKFNREEARRDREHEQRMEQARQMHEHAMAQGHFNLAAGAEAHQQKMARNTQDGVGT, via the coding sequence ATGGCAAAAATGTCCGTATCCACGCTGCAGGCCATGCTTGCGGCGGAGAAAGCCGATGCGCTGGCGGCAACATCTTCAGCCCGGCTCTCCATCGAGCGCTCTGATGCGATGGATTATTACCTCGGCGACATGCGCAAGGACATGCCGCAGCTCGAAGGCCGCTCCAGCGCCGTCTCCACCGATGTGGCGGACACCATCGAAGGTCTGATGCCGAGCCTGATGGAGATCTTCTGCGGCTCGGATGAGATCGTCTGCTTTAATCCGGTGAGCGCAGAAGATGTCGCTGCCGCCGAGCAGGAAACCGATTACGTCAATCACGTCTTCATGCAGCGAAATCCAGGATTTCTGATCCTGTATTCCTTCATCAAGGATGCGCTGCTGCAGAAGGTGGGCGTGGTGAAGGCCTGGTGGGAAACGCGCACCGAGGAAGAGCGCGAGACCTATCTGGACCAGTCCGACGACGCGTTTGCGCTGCTGGCGCAGGCCGTGCTGCAGAGCAACGGCGCGCTCGCCATTGAGGCGCATACGCGGAAGGAAAACCCCGGGCCGGTCAGTCCGGCCACCGGTCAGCCGTCGGTTGTCATCACTCATGACGTCACCATCGTCACCACCCGCAAGTTCGAGCAGGCGCGCGTTGAGGGTGTTCCTCCGGAGGAGTTCGGCATCGAGCGCAACGCGCGCTCAATCGCGGCGAGCAACTACTGCTTCCACAAGATTGTGACGCTGACCGAGGCCAAGCTGATCGAGCAGGGCTATGACGCGGCGCAAGTGAGGGCACTGCAGACCTACGGCAACACATCCAACACCGAAGAGCTGAGCCGCGACAGCGTTGACGAGGAGTACTGGGCCGACAGCAGCACCAATTCCGGCTCACGCATCATCGAGGTGGTCGAGCACTACATCCGGATGGATTACGGCGGCACTGGCAAGGTCGGCCTCTACAAGGTGACAACCGGCGGCGGCCAGGAGGAGATTCTCCGCAAGGACGGGCGCGAGGATATCGAGCAAGTTGATATGATGCCGTTCGCGGCGATGACGCCGGTGATCGTGACCCATCGCTTCTTCGGTCGGTCCATCGCCGACCTGGTGATGGATATCCAGCGGATCAAGACCGCGCTGGTGCGAGCGATGCTGGATGCGCAGTATCTGGCGAACAATCCGCGCACCATCGTTTATGAAGGGCTCGCCAGCGAGAACACCATCGATGATCTGCTGGTCGCTCGGCCCGGCGGCATCATCCGCGCCAAGGCTCAAGGAGCCGTGGAGCCGTTCAAGCATCCGGCCATCGCCGGCGATGTGCTGCCGGTGATCGAATACATGGACGCCACACGCGAATGGCGCACAGGCGTCACGCGACAGGGGCAGGGTATCGACGCCAATTCGCTGCAGAACGTCTCCGCCACCGCATCGGCTCAAGGTTACAGCGCGGCGCAGGCGCGCATGAAGCTTATTGCTCGTATCTTTGCCGAGACCGGCATCCGCGATCTGTTTCTGCTGCTGCATGGGATTATCCGCAAGCACGCCACGCAGGCCGACACCGTCGAGCTGCGCAAGCAGTGGGTGCCGGTCGATCCGCGAGGCTGGAAGACCCGCACCGATATGACGGTGAAAGTGGGGCTCGGCTCCGGCACCCGGCAGGAGCGGGCGGCGAATCTCACCATGCTGATGAACCTGCAGAAAGAAGCCCTGATGGGCGGGCTGCCGGTGGTCACGCCGAAGAACATCTTCAACGCGGCGAAAGAGCTGTGCAAGGTCATCGACCTGAAGGATGTCAGCCCGTACATGACGGACCCGGACTCGCCTGAAGGCAAGGCGATGGCGCAGGCGTCATCGCAGAAGCCGGATCCGGTGATGGCCGGGCTGCAGATGAAGGCGGCGCTGGACGAGAAAGCCGATCAACGCAAGGCGCAGATCGAGAGCGTCCAGGCCCAAGCGGATATTGAGACCCAGCGCGACAAGACCCGTGCGGAGATGGCTCAGACCGAGCGGGACTTTGCGCTGAAGCGGGAGCTGGCGCTGCTGGAAGCCGAGCTCGAGCGCGAAAAGTTCAATCGCGAGGAAGCGCGCCGCGACCGCGAGCACGAACAGCGCATGGAACAAGCCCGTCAGATGCACGAGCACGCCATGGCGCAGGGACACTTCAACCTGGCGGCCGGTGCCGAGGCGCATCAGCAGAAGATGGCGCGCAACACGCAGGATGGAGTTGGTACGTGA
- a CDS encoding hypothetical protein (product_source=Hypo-rule applied; cath_funfam=3.30.70.330; superfamily=48452), with translation MIDELKANNEMSRGARAQALLDNELLNEAFTALEAAYIERWRATHIDDERGREKLFIAVNVVGKVRAHLAAIVANGHIAAKQLDELARDAERWKRLGIV, from the coding sequence GTGATCGACGAGCTCAAAGCCAACAACGAGATGTCCCGCGGCGCGCGGGCACAGGCACTGCTCGACAATGAGCTGCTCAATGAGGCGTTCACCGCTCTTGAAGCCGCCTACATCGAACGCTGGCGCGCGACCCATATCGATGACGAGCGTGGGCGCGAGAAGCTGTTCATTGCCGTGAACGTGGTCGGCAAGGTGCGCGCGCATCTCGCGGCTATCGTCGCCAACGGTCATATTGCCGCAAAGCAGCTCGACGAGCTGGCGCGCGATGCCGAGCGGTGGAAGCGGCTTGGGATTGTGTGA